A single Vanacampus margaritifer isolate UIUO_Vmar chromosome 7, RoL_Vmar_1.0, whole genome shotgun sequence DNA region contains:
- the scrn2 gene encoding secernin-2 isoform X1: MAEDPMSCDCFVSLPPGSLDDHVIFGKNSDRPRDEVQEVVHYLPSSHPPGTMLECTYIQIPQVEHTHAVILSKPAWMWGAEIGANDQGVCIGNEAVWTREAVTPGDALLGMDLVRLGLERGDNAWAAVTVITGLLERHGQGGQCREDPEPFSYHNTFLLVDRNEAWVLETAGRLWVAQKISEGVTNISNQLTICTEISVEHPELRSVAQAQGWWDGVGEFNFSQVFSPEKQPVRMELAKKRYKGGAELLQQHDGSVTAEVMMSILRDKPSGICMDSGGFCTTGSMVSILPRDTSLPCIHFFTATPDPSRSIFKPYIFSEDYTPVPWVVSPHFGPDDPVKKQPRFQDQVDRRHDLYKAHQEALNTMKTDPDKGLATYEILRDLESQCLSEISAVLSGEIPGDELGNLFFDCVDTEIKFYQ, translated from the exons aTGGCAGAAGATCCCATGTCATGtgactgttttgtttcattgcccCCTGGCTCTCTTGACGACCATGTCATTTTTGGGAAGAACTCTGACCGCCCCCGGGATGAGGTGCAGGAGGTAGTGCACTACCTTCCATCATCTCACCCTCCCGGCACCATGCTGGAG TGCACATACATACAGATCCCTCAGGTCGAGCACACCCATGCTGTCATCCTGAGTAAACCAGCTTGGATGTGGGGAGCTGAAATTGGAGCCAACGATCAGGGAGTTTGTATAGGGAATGAGGCAGTTTGGACTCGAGAGGCTGTCACTCCTGGAGATGCTTTGCTGGGCATGGATCTTGTGAG GCTGGGCCTGGAGCGTGGCGACAATGCATGGGCGGCTGTCACTGTCATCACTGGCCTGTTGGAACGGCATGGACAAGGTGGTCAGTGCAGGGAGGATCCAGAACCTTTCAGCTACCATAACACCTTCCTTTTAGTGGACCGAAATGAAGCATGGGTGCTGGAAACCGCTGGAAGACTGTGGGTGGCTCAGAAGATCTCAG AGGGAGTGACAAACATCTCCAACCAATTGACCATCTGCACAGAGATTTCCGTTGAGCATCCGGAGCTGCGGAGCGTGGCCCAGGCACAGGGCTGGTGGGATGGTGTAGGAGAGTTTAACTTCTCACAAGTGTTCAGCCCTGAGAAGCAACCTGTCAGGATGGAGCTTGCCAAAAAGCGCTACAAAGGGGGTGCAGAGCTACTACAGCAACACGATG GCTCAGTGACAGCAGAGGTGATGATGTCTATTCTGAGGGACAAGCCCAGTGGCATCTGCATGGACTCTGGTGGTTTTTGCACCACAGGGAGTATGGTGTCTATACTGCCCAGAGACACCAGCCTGCCCTGCATCCACTTCTTCACTGCTACTCCAGACCCCTCCCG GTCCATATTCAAACCTTATATCTTCTCTGAGGATTACACCCCTGTGCCTTGGGTGGTCTCCCCTCACTTTGGCCCTGATGATCCTGTAAAGAAGCAGCCACGCTTTCAGGACCAGGTGGACCGCAGACACGACCTTTACAAGGCTCACCAGGAGGCACTTAACACCATGAAGACTGACCCC GACAAGGGCTTAGCTACCTATGAGATTCTAAGAGACCTTGAGTCGCAGTGTCTGAGTGAGATTTCAGCCGTGTTGAGTGGAGAGATACCAGGCGATGAACTGGGAAACTTGTTTTTTGATTGTGTGGACACAGAGATCAAGTTCTATCAATGA
- the scrn2 gene encoding secernin-2 isoform X2, whose product MELATCTYIQIPQVEHTHAVILSKPAWMWGAEIGANDQGVCIGNEAVWTREAVTPGDALLGMDLVRLGLERGDNAWAAVTVITGLLERHGQGGQCREDPEPFSYHNTFLLVDRNEAWVLETAGRLWVAQKISEGVTNISNQLTICTEISVEHPELRSVAQAQGWWDGVGEFNFSQVFSPEKQPVRMELAKKRYKGGAELLQQHDGSVTAEVMMSILRDKPSGICMDSGGFCTTGSMVSILPRDTSLPCIHFFTATPDPSRSIFKPYIFSEDYTPVPWVVSPHFGPDDPVKKQPRFQDQVDRRHDLYKAHQEALNTMKTDPDKGLATYEILRDLESQCLSEISAVLSGEIPGDELGNLFFDCVDTEIKFYQ is encoded by the exons ATGGAGCTAGCAACG TGCACATACATACAGATCCCTCAGGTCGAGCACACCCATGCTGTCATCCTGAGTAAACCAGCTTGGATGTGGGGAGCTGAAATTGGAGCCAACGATCAGGGAGTTTGTATAGGGAATGAGGCAGTTTGGACTCGAGAGGCTGTCACTCCTGGAGATGCTTTGCTGGGCATGGATCTTGTGAG GCTGGGCCTGGAGCGTGGCGACAATGCATGGGCGGCTGTCACTGTCATCACTGGCCTGTTGGAACGGCATGGACAAGGTGGTCAGTGCAGGGAGGATCCAGAACCTTTCAGCTACCATAACACCTTCCTTTTAGTGGACCGAAATGAAGCATGGGTGCTGGAAACCGCTGGAAGACTGTGGGTGGCTCAGAAGATCTCAG AGGGAGTGACAAACATCTCCAACCAATTGACCATCTGCACAGAGATTTCCGTTGAGCATCCGGAGCTGCGGAGCGTGGCCCAGGCACAGGGCTGGTGGGATGGTGTAGGAGAGTTTAACTTCTCACAAGTGTTCAGCCCTGAGAAGCAACCTGTCAGGATGGAGCTTGCCAAAAAGCGCTACAAAGGGGGTGCAGAGCTACTACAGCAACACGATG GCTCAGTGACAGCAGAGGTGATGATGTCTATTCTGAGGGACAAGCCCAGTGGCATCTGCATGGACTCTGGTGGTTTTTGCACCACAGGGAGTATGGTGTCTATACTGCCCAGAGACACCAGCCTGCCCTGCATCCACTTCTTCACTGCTACTCCAGACCCCTCCCG GTCCATATTCAAACCTTATATCTTCTCTGAGGATTACACCCCTGTGCCTTGGGTGGTCTCCCCTCACTTTGGCCCTGATGATCCTGTAAAGAAGCAGCCACGCTTTCAGGACCAGGTGGACCGCAGACACGACCTTTACAAGGCTCACCAGGAGGCACTTAACACCATGAAGACTGACCCC GACAAGGGCTTAGCTACCTATGAGATTCTAAGAGACCTTGAGTCGCAGTGTCTGAGTGAGATTTCAGCCGTGTTGAGTGGAGAGATACCAGGCGATGAACTGGGAAACTTGTTTTTTGATTGTGTGGACACAGAGATCAAGTTCTATCAATGA